The sequence GTTGAGTTTCAGGACAGGAGCCTGTGTTAGTATGGATATGCAACTGTTGAGAATGTGCTGCAACCTCATAAGAGGATAACTATGATTGCTGATTTTATCATACGATATATTATAGTTAGATCTGTTATGTTCAATAGCAGTAGTTGCGAATCTTAACCATTCATGTAAGACATTAACTGGGTAAGCTCCCAAACGAAATAGACATGACCAAAAGATATGGTCTGCTTATCTTTTACCAAAATTTAAGCCTTTACAGTTCTGTGGAGCCTTCTTTGAACTTGTTCCAAGATAATCTACTTTCCATATGGAGAAGTTTCACGGTTCTCTGAGATCCCGAAACTGCAAAACTAGCTGTAGAACATCTCATCATTGTACTCAAATTTGCCATTATCTCCATCTCAGTTTATCCTTTAGCAAATTTATCCTCAAATAGCTAGAGGTATGCTGTTATGACGTTGACTTACTCTAGGTCAATCTTATGGTATAGATATAAGAGGATTACTTAAAACTATGGTTGCCTGAATAGTACATGAACTTCATGTGAATGATCGTGTCATCCCTTGGTAGGTAGGTAGTTTCagagtttttttcttttctttatagTGATATATTCCCTACGTTCTGTGTGTTTAATAAGCTTGCTGGCCTGTTATCTTATTTCATTTATAGCTCTGCTATTCTCTTTTGGCAGTTTTCGTAGTATTGGTTTGGAGTTTCCAATTACGTCATAGAGGTGTGAATTTATGATCAACATTTGCTTCTAAATTTTGGTTCATGCTGctattttagaatgtttcttGAAAGTGTTCTTAATCTTTTCTAGAGGAGATTATGTTTCAGGCATGCTCATTTAGGTTTTCTTTTCTAGTCACATGGTCCTTAATGACcaagtaaaatttggtcattcaccgttagatctaggcttataaaatctaagccttaggatgttttgaatctctaccttaggattctaataagcctagatctaatggtgaataaccaaattttacatggtcattaaggtccacGTGATCAAAACCGTATAATTCATTATCTTTTCTGCTCTGCTCTCTtaattctttgtttttttttgttttctgtaAATTTTGGGGACGCTTTGACAGTTTAGATGCTTGCCACTATATGAACTCAGAATATGATGCTTCGTCTATGATTCTCTTGATTGCAACATCTACATAGTTTTTTTGTTCTTTGGCCTGTTTCAGGAGTCTGTTATTCGGGTTTTAATAGCACAATTGCTCCACTGAAGCATGAACCTTTAGAATAGAAGGGGGTGACATTTCGGGTTATCGCATCAAAATTGTGTTATGCAACttatgttatatatatgttcTATATTGTGATATACGATATACATGCAAGAATGTAATTATAATTCTAGTCCTGTCAGTCGGGTTGTTTCTGTAAATTGTGTTGTCGTGTCAGAGATTTACACCCCTTGCCGACCATATGGATTATGTATTATTATGATACATTTAGTTACATCTCCTTCATATGATAGTTGTTTTGACTGCTTAATTAGTTTTTTCATGGGATTGACATGTTCTGATTTTCAGATAACAACAATCTGCCTCGTTCTAATATGAAACGTTTCGTTCTTGCACTTGTCTTCTTTCTTCTGTAATCCTTAATTGATCTTATAAATGTTCTATTTGATTATGTGAAAAGCCTGAATTGGGTCAAGTTCGGTCAATACTTATGGTTCGAGTTACCAACACTTTTAGACTTTTGAATAAAATGAACAAATGTCTTATCTGACTGTGCTTTGAATTTTATTGACAGAAAGAGGCTTTTCCAGATGATAAATGAACTCCCAACGATATTTGAAGTTGTGTCAGGAAACGCAAAACATGTGAAAGATCAATCATTAACTCACAACAACAGTAGCAAAAACAAATCGAGTGGGAAAATGGTAAATAAATTACACGTCGCATTTCATTCCCTTGTTCTTTAATTCTTTTGCTCGGTttaatcatttttattttctgtttgtTTATGGCATTCAAGCAATCTCGCCAAATCGAAACTCATATCAAGCCAGTAAAGATGTCTCCACCACCgaaagaagatgatgaaagtggagaagaggaagaagaagatgacgAGCAAGGTGCTACTTGTGGGGCATGCGGTGAAAGCTATGGCAccgatgaattctggatttgCTGTGACATCTGTGAGAGATGGTTCCATGGGAAATGTGTGAAGATAACTCCTGCCAAGGCTGAGCATATCAAGCAATACAAATGTCCGGGTTGCAGCGGAAAGAGGGCTAGAGTTTAAAACTTAGATGCAGGTGAAGCTGAAGATGATGACATCAATTGAACAAAGCAGCAGACAAGGTTTTAGAACttcaaaaaaaagtaaaaagttaaaaacagaACCAGTTGTCCATTCTATTCTAGTTGATGAATTTGGAAAAGATTGCTGATTGGATTTTAAGATTCTGGTTCTCTGTTTATGTCTAATTTTATTGGGAATTGTGTTTCTAAAAAATAGTTGATGTCAAACTCTAGATTTTCTATTACATATGTTTATGCAGTTTCTGGTTCGGTTCAGTTCCGTTCTTTGAGTCATATTCTGTTATCTGCTTGTCCTTTCTCGGTCTGGAGTCGTATTCTATCTGCTTATCTGCAATTTCTCATTGAGATTCTGTTTGATTCAATTATTACTGTTTGCTGTTCGTTTGAACcaaacactttataactactctTTGGGGTGAAACAACAGACCGAATGAGGCTACAAAAACGAGAACCAAACGGATATTTTTAAAATGCTTGTAGGCTCTGTGCAGAAAGTGTGGCGTTCTAAGCTGTGGTTTGTGCACGTTTGATCTGATATTAGAAATTTTGGTTTAGAAGTGagcaaaaccgaaccaaattgaaccaaattataattcggttaGATTTGGTTTTTGGTTCATTTGGGTTCGGTTCAATTTGAAACCGAATAAAACCAAAGGGATGATataatgtgtatatatattaattttaccTTTACAGATCGGTAATTTACTTATATTTaaggtttatttctattttttattattttcagttTATAAATTATACACTTTACGctatatt comes from Euphorbia lathyris chromosome 8, ddEupLath1.1, whole genome shotgun sequence and encodes:
- the LOC136202682 gene encoding PHD finger protein Alfin1, with translation MESIPQPVPRTVEEVFSDFKGRRAGLIKALTIDVEKFYQQCDPDKENLCLYGLPNETWEVNLPVEEVPPELPEPALGINFARDGMQEKDWLSLVAVHSDSWLLAVAFYFGARFGFGKNERKRLFQMINELPTIFEVVSGNAKHVKDQSLTHNNSSKNKSSGKMQSRQIETHIKPVKMSPPPKEDDESGEEEEEDDEQGATCGACGESYGTDEFWICCDICERWFHGKCVKITPAKAEHIKQYKCPGCSGKRARV